GTACTACAATCTAATCAGATCGTCAATTGCTACGTCAGTGAAGCCGCCACCACAGACCGTGCATTCGGGTAGGTGATCGGGAGCGGAGGGCCTTCTATGTGGACGGCTCCAAATTCGGACAGACTTCGAACTGTAACTCAATCATACACCCCAATCATTGACGCCGGACAATCTCTTTAAAAGAGCCGTTATCACAGCACAGAAATGACACCCCCAAAGAGGGAGAGCGTCACGACGAGTCGTCCCAGGCTCCCCACAAATGTGGCGAGTGCGAACTTCAGATAGTCTTCTTCGAGAATGGCGAACGCATAAATTGAGAGTGTATCCGGAAAGAACGGGACACACAGTGCGAGAGCCAAGCCACTATATCCATATCGTCGAGCGAGCGAAACAGTCCGTCGTTCGGACCATTCGATGACATCGAACCGAGACCGACGTAACCACCGAACGATCGGACCAGCCTGTTTTGCCTCCTGGCCGAGATGGAAGGCCACCAGACTCCCAACGGCTTTCCCCGTTGCACTGACGCCCATAATAAGGCCAAGATGCCCCCAGAGCGGAACCCCGAGATCGAGCGGAGCAGCAAGCACAACCTCACTCGGGCCGGGAAGCACGAACGCGATCAAAAACGAGTAAACAAAGATGATTCCTAGACCGGGCCAGCCAGTCGCGCCATCAACTGCGGTATGCCCGTACTCGAGAAGTCCGGTTGTGAGATCACTAGACACAAACTCAAAGACACGGGAATTGACAGATAGAGGCATTTACTAATATATGTTCTTGCTGCAGAAGTTGCTATAGGTTTTTGGATGCATCTGGTTGGCACCGGGTGAATCATCCGCGTGGGCGAACAAGCAATCGGTGATAGTATGGAGGATTGTTCGACAGGTGGGGATATCCCCCGAATAACCGCCGAGTAACTCATGTATATACGAACACCGAGAAGTGACGCTGAAACGATATCCGTCGTGGGAACGCCTTAGAAAACACTTCCCGTATGGGCCCGTATTGAGAGTATGTACGAAAATATCCTGTTCCCCGTCGACGACAGCGAGGACAGTAGTGAGATTCTACACCATGTCGGGGAACTCGCGAACTGGGCGGACGCAACGATCCACCTCTTGTTCGTCGCAGATACGACGCGCGACAGCGTCACCGTCGTCGAAAACACGGTGGTCGATGCGCTCGTCCAGGAAGGCGAAGGCATCGTCGAGGATGCAAGCAAGACCTTGTCGACCCTTGGGGTCGAGTACGAAACTGACGTCGTGCAGGGGAATCCAGCCCCCACAATTGTC
This genomic stretch from Haloferax volcanii DS2 harbors:
- a CDS encoding YqaA family protein encodes the protein MPLSVNSRVFEFVSSDLTTGLLEYGHTAVDGATGWPGLGIIFVYSFLIAFVLPGPSEVVLAAPLDLGVPLWGHLGLIMGVSATGKAVGSLVAFHLGQEAKQAGPIVRWLRRSRFDVIEWSERRTVSLARRYGYSGLALALCVPFFPDTLSIYAFAILEEDYLKFALATFVGSLGRLVVTLSLFGGVISVL